From one Brassica napus cultivar Da-Ae unplaced genomic scaffold, Da-Ae ScsIHWf_192;HRSCAF=340, whole genome shotgun sequence genomic stretch:
- the LOC125599604 gene encoding ribulose bisphosphate carboxylase small subunit, chloroplastic 2-like, translating to MASSMLSSAAVATSPAQATMVAPFTGLKSSAAFPVTRKSNTDITSIASNGGRVSCMKVWPPVGKKKFETLSYLPDLTDVELAKEVDYLLRNKWIPCVEFELEHGFVYREHGSTPGYYDGRYWTMWKLPLFGCTDSSQVLKEVQECKTEYPNAFIRIIGFDNNRQVQCISFIAYKPPSFTGA from the exons ATGGCTTCCTCTATGCTCTCCTCCGCCGCTGTGGCTACCTCACCGGCTCAAGCCACCATGGTTGCTCCATTCACCGGCTTGAAGTCATCCGCTGCATTCCCAGTCACCCGCAAAAGCAACACTGATATTACTTCCATTGCAAGCAACGGAGGAAGAGTTAGCTGCATGAAG GTGTGGCCACCAGTCGGAAAGAAGAAGTTtgagactctctcttatcttCCTGACCTTACTGACGTTGAATTGGCCAAAGAAGTTGACTACCTTCTCCGCAACAAGTGGATTCCTTGTGTTGAATTTGAGTTGGag CACGGATTTGTGTACCGTGAGCATGGAAGCACACCTGGATACTACGATGGCCGTTATTGGACAATGTGGAAGCTTCCTTTGTTCGGATGCACCGACTCTTCTCAAGTGTTGAAGGAAGTGCAAGAGTGCAAGACGGAGTACCCTAACGCCTTTATTAGAATCATTGGATTCGACAACAACCGTCAGGTCCAGTGCATCAGTTTCATCGCCTACAAGCCACCAAGCTTCACCGGTGCTTAA
- the LOC125599605 gene encoding S-protein homolog 8-like, with amino-acid sequence MNRLSCFLLTIGLCIGLSNAKWNEKNSVHFKNSLGRNNILKINCISNDDDLGFHYLRPGETYEFSFHDSVIKTEFFCDLWQGPNFKFHAGFTGYEGGGLIVHYGKKNFWDAREDGIYFTHGQKMPKLEYTWK; translated from the coding sequence ATGAATCGTCTCTCGTGTTTTCTTCTCACTATTGGATTGTGCATAGGTTTGAGTAACGCAAAGTGGAATGAAAAAAACTCCGTGCACTTTAAGAACTCTCTTGGTCGAAACAATATCTTGAAGATTAATTGTATATCTAACGACGACGATCTAGGCTTCCACTATCTACGGCCTGGAGAAACCTATGAATTCAGTTTTCATGACAGtgttattaaaacagaattctTTTGTGACCTATGGCAAGGGCCAAATTTTAAGTTCCATGCAGGGTTCACCGGATATGAAGGTGGTGGTCTTATAGTTCATTACGGTAAAAAGAACTTTTGGGATGCTAGAGAAGATGGAATTTACTTCACACATGGCCAAAAAATGCCCAAGTTAGAGTATACGTGGAAATGA